CCACTACCCTTTATAGTGTAAGGAGAATGTCACAGTTGGTAACAGTAAAAGCAAATTAGTTTTAGAGAATACTGCCTTAATCAGCTACCTTTTAGTTCACATATGCAAAGCAGATCCCGACAAGAGTTACAAGACCTAGTGCGCCAGCAGCTGCAAGTGCTACTTGAACAAAAGAACTTTCAGGGTGCTAAAGCTTTATTAATTCCGGTTCAGGTTGCAGATATTGCCGAATCTATTGAAGGTTTACCAGAGGCTACCCAGGCGATCGCTTTTCGGTTACTTTCTAAAGAAGAGGCTATAGAAGTCTTTGAATATTTAGACCCTAGTGTACAACAAACACTACTAGAAGATTTTAAGCGTCAGGATGTACAGGAAATCGTCGATTATATGTCCCCTGACGACCGGGCGCGCTTGTTTGACGAACTCCCCGCTAAAGTTGTGCGGCGACTATTACAACAACTGAGTCCGGCGGAACGGGATGCAACTGCTCTGCTTTTAGGTTATGCGCCTAACACTGCGGGGCGGATTATGACTCCTGAGTATCTGTCACTGAGGGAAAATATTACGATTAATCAGGCACTAGCGCAAATTCGTTCTTTGGCTAACTTGAGAGAAACTATTTACTATATATATGTAACTGATGATGCTCGTCGCTTAACTGGGATTCTCTCCCTGCGGGATCTGATTTTAGCGCAACCAGAGCAAACTATTGGCAGCATCATGACCCGTGATGTGGTATTTGTAAATACTGGGACTGACCAAGAAGAAGTGGCTCGGACAATTCAGCACTATGACTTTGTAGCCATTCCTGTGGTAGATGCAGAACAGCGTCTAGTGGGTATTGTCACGGTGGATGATGTGCTGGATATTTTAGAACAAGAAACCACGGAAGACATCTATAAGTTAGGTGGTGTAGAATCTGGCGGTGATAATTATTTTCAAACTAACTTATTTACTGTTGCCCGGAAGCGGGTAGTATGGTTGTTTATTCTATTGATAACTAATAGTGCTACGGCGGCGGTAATTACTAACCAAGAAGATATTTTAGAAAAAGTAGTTGCTTTAACTGCCTTTATACCCTTATTGATTGGTACAGGCGGGAATGTGGGGGCGCAGTCTTCAACTGTGGTGATTCGGGGCTTGAATACGGAAGACGTTCGCCCTAGTGAAGCTTTAAATATCATCAAACGAGAAGCGATCGCTGGTGTACTGCTCGGAACTATGCTAGGTAGTGTAGTCATAGTTTGGGCATACTTCTTACAAGGGAATTTCTTTGTAGCCCTAGCTGTAGGTATTAGTCTATTGTCCATCTGTGTTTTAGCCTCAGTTTCTGGTTCGGCTTTGCCATTTTTATTCCGTGCGATGGGGCTAGATCCGGCTTTGATGTCAGCGCCTTTTATTACCACTGCTGTTGATGTGTTGGGAGTGTTAATTTACCTCAACTTAGCTCGATGGATTTTAGGCTAATAGTAGAAATAGCCAGGAAAAAATCCCGCAAGAGATATACTGGTTTTGGGAATTTCTGAAATATCTACACTATAGGAGGATGAATTTATTACCAAATTCCCTCTGTATGTAGGTGTTGAATTACGAAACAAATTGACCATGAAAGGATTACAAGGCAAAAATGCTTTAGTTACAGGTGCAACTTCAGGTATTGGTCAGGCGATCGCTGTTAAACTTGCCCAATTAGGCTGTAATATAGCGATTAACTACCGCAGAACTCCCGAATCAGGGTCTGAAACCGAAGCAATGGCAGTAGAGAAAGCCTGTAAAGATATCGAAAATTGCGGAATGCGTTCGCTTTTAGTAAAAGGTGATGTTTCCCAAGAATCAGATATTGTGACAATGGTCAACAGTGTAGTTAACACCTTTGGTAGCTTAGATATTCTGATCAATAATGCGGGGATTCAAAGAGAATGCCCATCCCATGAACTGACTACCGCAGACTTCGATCAAGTCCTTGCAGTTAACCTCCGGGGTGCTTTTATCTGCGCCCGTGAAACCATCAAACATCTTTTATCCCAGAACCGTTCCGGGGTAATCATCAATATTTCCAGTGTTCACGAAATTATTCCCAGACCTACATATCTGAGTTATTCCATCAGCAAAGGGGGAATGGAAAATCTCACTAAAACCCTAGCATTAGAATATGCTAATCGAGGTATTCGTGTCAATGCTGTCGCACCGGGAGCAACAGTCACACCAATCAATCAAGCTTGGATAGATGACCCAGAAAAAAAGGCAGCTGTAGAAAGTCATATCCCCATGTGTCGTGCGGGAACTGCTGAAGAAATGGCAGCATCTGTAGCTTTTTTAGCCTCAGATGATGCCGGTTACATCACTGGTCAAACCCTATTTGTAGACGGTGGATTAACTTTGTACGCTGACTTCCGCGAAAACTGGTCAGCTTGAGTGGGTGTTTGGGAGAAGTTAAACGAACCACACCAGGCACAGAGAACACAGAGAAATCAGGAAGAGAGATGTTTTTTACTTGTTATTGAGCCTTTTCTCCCC
The window above is part of the Nodularia spumigena CCY9414 genome. Proteins encoded here:
- the mgtE gene encoding magnesium transporter, encoding MQSRSRQELQDLVRQQLQVLLEQKNFQGAKALLIPVQVADIAESIEGLPEATQAIAFRLLSKEEAIEVFEYLDPSVQQTLLEDFKRQDVQEIVDYMSPDDRARLFDELPAKVVRRLLQQLSPAERDATALLLGYAPNTAGRIMTPEYLSLRENITINQALAQIRSLANLRETIYYIYVTDDARRLTGILSLRDLILAQPEQTIGSIMTRDVVFVNTGTDQEEVARTIQHYDFVAIPVVDAEQRLVGIVTVDDVLDILEQETTEDIYKLGGVESGGDNYFQTNLFTVARKRVVWLFILLITNSATAAVITNQEDILEKVVALTAFIPLLIGTGGNVGAQSSTVVIRGLNTEDVRPSEALNIIKREAIAGVLLGTMLGSVVIVWAYFLQGNFFVALAVGISLLSICVLASVSGSALPFLFRAMGLDPALMSAPFITTAVDVLGVLIYLNLARWILG
- a CDS encoding glucose 1-dehydrogenase — protein: MKGLQGKNALVTGATSGIGQAIAVKLAQLGCNIAINYRRTPESGSETEAMAVEKACKDIENCGMRSLLVKGDVSQESDIVTMVNSVVNTFGSLDILINNAGIQRECPSHELTTADFDQVLAVNLRGAFICARETIKHLLSQNRSGVIINISSVHEIIPRPTYLSYSISKGGMENLTKTLALEYANRGIRVNAVAPGATVTPINQAWIDDPEKKAAVESHIPMCRAGTAEEMAASVAFLASDDAGYITGQTLFVDGGLTLYADFRENWSA